Proteins encoded in a region of the Campylobacter geochelonis genome:
- a CDS encoding potassium/proton antiporter: METQFIVMGVLFVASVLFSKISDKYGVPALLFFLAIGMFAGTDGILKIEFSNAKLAGDFGTIALIFILFAGGLDTSFKAIQPIYKAGLVLATLGVVITALVLSSFVYFVLDFTFLESFLLACIISSTDAAAVFAILRSKGIRLKNSIGELLEFESGSNDPMAIFLTLTVIGIITAPQAPNAFILIKDLILQFVLGGALGYGFGLIMPGFLNRIKLSSWGLYPVLMIALVIFLFGFTSKIGGNGYIAVYIAGIFANKKEFIHKRNLIGFFDGVAWLMQVFIFLTLGLLVFPSELPSVALISCVIALFLMFVARPLSVFIGLALSKFNIKEKIFISWVGFRGVVPVILATYPMAAGLENAHIMFNVIFFMVLVSVLLQGSTLGFAASFFGIKDEEYDPNMHLPNKPIYYSGLRQFTIPSGSKAIGHSLAELDMDDDFLILLVKRDNESIKVSGSYTFHADDLLLIYCTDEGKYEGIIAEFKAKVK; this comes from the coding sequence TTGGAAACTCAGTTCATAGTTATGGGTGTGTTGTTCGTCGCAAGCGTGCTATTTAGTAAGATTTCTGATAAATACGGCGTTCCTGCTTTGTTGTTTTTCTTAGCTATTGGCATGTTTGCTGGTACTGATGGAATTTTAAAGATAGAATTTAGTAATGCCAAACTAGCTGGGGATTTTGGAACTATAGCTTTGATTTTTATCCTTTTTGCTGGTGGGCTTGATACATCTTTTAAAGCTATTCAACCTATTTATAAAGCAGGGCTTGTTCTTGCGACTCTTGGAGTTGTGATAACGGCTCTTGTGCTTAGTAGCTTTGTTTATTTTGTTTTAGACTTTACATTTTTAGAAAGCTTTTTGCTTGCTTGTATTATTAGCTCAACTGACGCTGCGGCTGTGTTTGCCATACTTCGCTCAAAAGGCATTAGGCTTAAAAACAGCATAGGCGAACTGCTTGAGTTTGAAAGTGGAAGTAATGATCCTATGGCGATATTTTTAACTCTAACGGTTATTGGTATCATAACAGCTCCACAAGCTCCAAATGCCTTTATTTTGATTAAGGATTTGATTTTACAGTTTGTTTTAGGTGGTGCTTTGGGATATGGATTTGGCTTGATAATGCCTGGTTTTTTAAACAGGATAAAACTTAGCTCATGGGGACTTTATCCGGTTTTGATGATAGCTTTGGTTATATTTTTATTTGGTTTTACATCTAAAATAGGTGGAAATGGCTATATCGCAGTCTATATAGCTGGAATTTTTGCAAACAAAAAAGAGTTTATACATAAAAGAAATTTAATAGGTTTTTTTGATGGTGTTGCATGGTTAATGCAAGTTTTTATCTTCTTAACGCTAGGGCTTTTGGTTTTTCCAAGTGAGCTACCAAGTGTAGCGTTGATAAGCTGTGTGATAGCGCTATTTTTGATGTTTGTAGCAAGACCGCTGAGCGTTTTTATAGGACTTGCTTTATCTAAATTTAATATAAAAGAGAAGATTTTTATATCGTGGGTTGGCTTTAGAGGGGTTGTTCCAGTCATACTTGCAACTTATCCTATGGCGGCTGGATTAGAAAATGCTCATATAATGTTTAATGTGATATTTTTTATGGTTTTAGTATCTGTTTTGCTTCAAGGCTCGACTCTTGGCTTTGCTGCTTCGTTTTTTGGCATAAAAGATGAAGAGTATGATCCAAACATGCACCTTCCAAACAAACCGATTTATTATAGCGGATTAAGACAATTTACCATCCCTAGCGGTTCAAAAGCTATAGGTCATAGCCTAGCAGAACTTGATATGGATGATGACTTTTTGATACTTTTGGTTAAAAGGGACAATGAAAGCATTAAGGTTAGCGGCTCATATACTTTTCACGCTGATGATTTGTTGCTTATTTATTGCACTGATGAAGGCAAATACGAGGGGATTATAGCTGAGTTTAAAGCAAAAGTTAAGTAA
- a CDS encoding RrF2 family transcriptional regulator: MAILTTKGVNGILAILEIAKASEVSPITIKEISEKTGISKNYMQQILDPLREEGIIGALKGKSGGYFLAKKPSEIKFYDIFVALEKDVKITNLIVKNEPIKKAFDKFDREIKEVLSLSLEDFYKQEEDNRKFLNFVI, encoded by the coding sequence ATGGCAATATTAACAACAAAAGGGGTAAATGGAATACTTGCTATACTAGAAATAGCAAAAGCTAGTGAAGTTTCACCGATAACCATAAAAGAGATATCAGAAAAAACTGGTATCTCTAAAAACTATATGCAACAAATTCTAGACCCACTTAGAGAAGAAGGGATAATTGGAGCGTTAAAAGGTAAAAGTGGCGGATATTTTTTAGCTAAAAAGCCAAGCGAGATTAAATTTTATGATATTTTTGTGGCTTTAGAAAAAGATGTAAAAATAACAAATTTAATCGTAAAAAATGAGCCTATAAAAAAGGCTTTTGACAAATTTGATAGAGAAATAAAAGAAGTTTTATCTCTTAGTTTGGAAGATTTTTACAAACAAGAAGAAGATAATAGAAAATTTTTAAATTTTGTTATATAA
- a CDS encoding DnaJ C-terminal domain-containing protein, with translation MSDSLYETLGVSKDASAEEIKKAYRRLARKYHPDINKDPEAENKFKEINGAYEILSDENKRKQYDMHGDNMFGGQNFQDFARNAEDMGDLNEILKNIFGGGFASGNFRSNGGFSSGFNGFNGGGFAEDLDINARLNIDFDFAITGGEKQINLNGQSIKIRIPAGIKDGEKLRIRGKGKKSQRSNETGDIILIVSVENSSEYKIDGDDLYKNIDIPLKTALFGGKIDVKTYKKDVSIKISENTKNGQKIRLKGYGIQNRSSKIYGDLYLTVNVILPNINELDSQARKVLEENL, from the coding sequence ATGAGTGATAGTTTATACGAAACTCTAGGCGTTAGCAAAGATGCTAGTGCTGAAGAGATAAAAAAAGCCTATAGAAGGCTTGCTAGAAAGTATCATCCTGATATAAACAAAGACCCAGAAGCTGAGAATAAATTTAAAGAGATAAATGGGGCTTATGAAATCTTAAGCGATGAAAATAAGCGTAAACAGTATGATATGCACGGCGATAATATGTTTGGCGGTCAAAATTTCCAAGATTTCGCTAGAAATGCAGAAGATATGGGCGACTTAAACGAAATCTTAAAAAATATTTTTGGTGGTGGTTTCGCTTCTGGAAATTTTAGATCAAATGGTGGCTTCTCATCTGGATTTAACGGCTTTAATGGCGGCGGTTTTGCTGAAGATTTGGATATAAATGCAAGGCTAAATATCGACTTTGACTTTGCCATAACTGGTGGCGAAAAACAGATAAATTTAAATGGACAAAGTATCAAAATTCGCATTCCTGCTGGCATAAAAGATGGCGAAAAACTTAGAATCAGAGGCAAAGGTAAAAAGTCTCAAAGAAGCAATGAAACTGGAGATATCATACTTATCGTATCTGTTGAAAACAGTTCTGAGTATAAAATAGATGGCGATGACTTGTATAAAAACATCGATATACCTTTAAAAACAGCTCTTTTTGGTGGCAAGATTGATGTTAAGACATATAAAAAAGATGTTAGCATTAAAATCTCTGAAAATACTAAAAATGGACAAAAAATTCGACTAAAAGGATATGGTATACAAAACAGAAGTAGCAAAATTTATGGAGATTTGTATCTTACTGTTAATGTTATACTTCCAAATATCAATGAACTTGATAGCCAAGCACGAAAAGTTCTTGAAGAAAATTTATAA
- a CDS encoding heat shock protein transcriptional repressor HspR, translating to MHSYDEPVYLISVVAKVLDIHPQTLRQYEKEGLIEPDRTEGKMRLYSERDVDRIKMILRLTRDLGVNLAGVDVVFQLKEQIEEYEKVVDELRSDIERLSQGTKVTKGSLVKRKSRFDLIFYDDKKDKK from the coding sequence ATGCATAGCTATGATGAGCCAGTATATCTTATAAGCGTAGTGGCTAAAGTTTTAGACATTCACCCTCAAACTCTTAGACAGTATGAAAAAGAGGGTCTTATAGAGCCAGATAGAACCGAGGGTAAGATGAGACTTTACTCAGAGCGCGATGTCGATAGGATAAAGATGATTTTGCGGCTTACTAGGGACTTGGGTGTAAATTTAGCTGGCGTTGATGTTGTATTTCAGTTAAAAGAGCAAATCGAAGAGTATGAAAAAGTAGTCGATGAGCTAAGAAGCGATATAGAGCGTCTAAGTCAAGGTACAAAGGTTACAAAAGGCTCGCTTGTAAAAAGAAAAAGCAGGTTTGATCTTATATTTTACGATGACAAAAAAGATAAAAAATAA
- the cysK gene encoding cysteine synthase A: protein MKIAQNVTQLIGNTPLVKINKLSHNATILAKAEFLNPAHSVKDRIAYAMITDAMDRKLIDKNSVIVEPTSGNTGVGLAMVCAHFGLKLILTMPSSMSIERQKLLDALGAKIVLTEPALGMQGAVNEAEKIAKETPNSFIPRQFENPANPEIHKKTTAQEILRDTDGKVDIFVAGFGTGGTVSGIGEVLKAHNPNVKIVAVEPSASPLVTEGFAGSHKIQGIGANFIPKNLNRAVIDEFITVNNEDALKTAKNLAQKEGLLVGISSGANVFAANELANRPENKDKVIVTVLCDTGERYLSTELYK, encoded by the coding sequence ATGAAAATAGCACAAAACGTAACACAACTTATAGGAAACACTCCGCTTGTTAAGATAAACAAGCTATCACACAACGCTACGATTCTAGCAAAAGCTGAATTTTTAAACCCAGCTCACTCAGTAAAAGATCGTATAGCTTACGCTATGATAACTGATGCTATGGATAGAAAACTCATAGATAAAAACAGTGTTATAGTAGAGCCAACAAGCGGTAACACAGGCGTTGGACTAGCTATGGTGTGCGCTCACTTTGGGCTTAAACTTATACTTACCATGCCTAGCTCGATGAGTATAGAAAGACAAAAACTACTTGACGCACTTGGCGCAAAGATAGTTTTAACAGAACCTGCTCTTGGTATGCAAGGCGCTGTTAATGAGGCAGAAAAGATAGCAAAAGAGACTCCAAATTCGTTTATCCCGCGACAGTTTGAAAACCCAGCAAACCCAGAAATTCACAAAAAAACAACCGCACAAGAAATTTTACGTGATACAGATGGCAAGGTTGATATATTTGTAGCTGGTTTTGGAACTGGTGGAACTGTTAGCGGTATAGGCGAAGTTCTTAAAGCTCACAACCCAAATGTAAAAATAGTAGCAGTTGAGCCATCGGCATCTCCACTGGTAACTGAAGGATTTGCTGGTTCGCACAAAATTCAAGGTATAGGAGCAAATTTTATACCAAAGAATTTAAACCGCGCGGTTATAGATGAGTTTATCACTGTAAATAACGAAGATGCCCTAAAAACAGCTAAAAATTTAGCTCAAAAAGAGGGACTTTTGGTTGGAATTTCAAGCGGGGCAAATGTATTTGCTGCAAATGAGCTAGCAAATAGACCTGAAAACAAAGATAAAGTCATAGTTACGGTTCTTTGCGATACAGGCGAAAGATATCTTTCAACTGAGCTTTATAAATAA
- a CDS encoding O-acetylhomoserine aminocarboxypropyltransferase/cysteine synthase family protein, which translates to MQKDTLALHEGYNSKDGFGTMSVPIYQTTAYDFGTGEVAADRFALRALGQIYSRLTNPTTDVLEARLAALEGGEAALAVASGQAAIFYSVANLAQAGENIIVAKKVYGGSTTLLTHTIKRFGIEARVFDSDNADDLEALIDDKTRAIFFETLSNPQIAIPNLDKIVSIAQKYKIITIADNTVATPVLFNPIARGVDVVVHSASKYINGQGSAIGGIIVARKGLNDYIKGNSRYAHFNEPDESYHGLVYTDVPLPIFTLRIRIALLRDIGATLSPFNAWVLIQGLETLTLRVKKHSENALKIAQWLEKHPKVKSVNYPGLKSASTYEKAQKYFLNGEASGLLSFDVGDFEYAKKILNSTEIFKVVVNIGDSKSIITHPASTTHSQLSETELNASGVPAGLIRLSVGLEDSNDLIKDLEKALG; encoded by the coding sequence ATGCAAAAAGATACACTAGCACTTCACGAGGGCTATAACTCAAAAGATGGTTTTGGAACGATGAGTGTTCCGATTTATCAAACGACGGCTTATGATTTTGGCACAGGTGAAGTAGCAGCAGATAGATTTGCTCTTCGTGCATTAGGACAAATTTATAGTCGTCTAACAAACCCAACAACCGATGTTTTAGAAGCTCGTTTAGCAGCGCTTGAAGGCGGAGAGGCGGCTTTAGCAGTTGCTAGCGGTCAAGCAGCTATATTTTACTCTGTAGCAAATCTTGCTCAAGCTGGTGAAAATATCATAGTAGCAAAAAAAGTCTATGGCGGTTCAACCACACTTTTAACGCATACTATCAAAAGATTTGGCATAGAAGCTAGAGTTTTTGACTCTGATAATGCTGATGACTTAGAAGCGTTAATAGATGATAAAACAAGAGCGATATTTTTTGAAACGCTCTCAAACCCACAAATCGCAATTCCAAATCTAGATAAAATCGTTTCAATAGCACAAAAGTATAAAATCATCACAATAGCCGATAACACAGTCGCTACTCCAGTGCTATTTAACCCTATAGCTAGAGGTGTTGATGTTGTAGTTCATAGTGCAAGCAAGTATATAAACGGACAAGGTTCGGCAATCGGCGGTATAATAGTTGCGCGTAAAGGACTAAATGATTATATCAAAGGTAACTCAAGATATGCACACTTTAACGAACCAGATGAGAGCTATCATGGTCTTGTTTACACAGATGTTCCACTTCCGATTTTCACACTTAGAATTCGTATCGCCCTACTTCGCGATATCGGCGCAACCTTATCGCCATTTAACGCATGGGTGTTAATCCAAGGACTTGAAACACTAACTTTAAGAGTAAAAAAACACTCAGAAAATGCACTTAAAATTGCTCAATGGTTAGAAAAACATCCAAAAGTAAAAAGCGTAAACTATCCTGGTTTAAAAAGCGCAAGCACATACGAAAAAGCTCAAAAATACTTCTTAAACGGCGAAGCAAGCGGGCTTTTAAGTTTTGATGTTGGAGATTTTGAGTATGCTAAAAAGATTTTAAATTCAACTGAAATTTTTAAAGTAGTCGTAAACATCGGCGATAGTAAATCGATCATAACTCATCCAGCTTCAACCACACATTCACAGCTTAGCGAAACAGAGCTAAACGCGAGTGGCGTTCCGGCTGGTCTTATAAGATTAAGCGTTGGGCTTGAAGATAGTAATGATTTAATAAAAGATTTAGAAAAGGCGTTAGGATAA